A genomic stretch from Aedes albopictus strain Foshan chromosome 2, AalbF5, whole genome shotgun sequence includes:
- the LOC109423388 gene encoding protein lethal(2)essential for life-like produces the protein MAIVPMLFRDWLDDLEDSLRPSLFLNKWKPTNDLTPEDILLALDRIPRPHRCKRSWRQSESECQDELDGVVSKKSNGDFQINVNVEQFEPEELSVKATGKHLTVEGKHEEKDDQDGYVLRHFVHRYQLPEGHDNEKISSTLSSDGVLTISAPKLALPGPDQKISIPVQKELHAKESTVKQKSKSKKRSHKKH, from the coding sequence ATGGCAATCGTTCCTATGTTGTTTCGTGACTGGTTGGATGACTTGGAAGACAGTCTTCGTCCATCCTTATTCTTAAACAAATGGAAACCCACAAACGATCTTACGCCAGAGGATATTCTACTCGCGCTGGACAGAATCCCGAGACCTCACAGATGCAAACGCTCTTGGCGCCAATCTGAGTCCGAATGTCAAGACGAGTTGGATGGAGTAGTCTCGAAGAAATCCAACGGGGATTTTCAAATCAACGTAAACGTTGAGCAGTTTGAACCAGAAGAATTATCAGTGAAAGCAACGGGAAAGCATCTTACTGTGGAAGGTAAACACGAGGAAAAGGATGACCAAGATGGATATGTGTTGAGGCATTTTGTTCATCGGTACCAATTGCCCGAAGGACACGATAATGAGAAAATATCTTCAACATTGTCGTCCGATGGAGTTTTGACTATCAGTGCACCAAAGCTTGCTCTTCCGGGGCCGGATCAGAAGATTTCCATTCCAGTACAAAAGGAGTTGCATGCAAAGGAGAGTACAGTAAAACAGAAATCTAAAAGTAAGAAAAGGTCCCATAAGAAGCATTAG
- the LOC115265016 gene encoding protein lethal(2)essential for life: MSLIPIVFRDWWDDCWDTPLRTSQLLDQHFGSGISADDLLTAVTSAAAARSALQNQKRSRYNRPWRNSSLAARHDSGSTVKVSDDKFQINLDVQQFAPEEISVKATDNSVIVEGKHEEKQDEHGYISRHFVRRYMLPAGHDANQVVSSLSSDGILTVTAPKKALPAPEGPKAIPIVQTGKPVKKLPEAGEKMAVE; encoded by the coding sequence ATGTCGCTCATTCCGATTGTGTTCCGTGACTGGTGGGATGACTGCTGGGACACCCCACTGCGTACGTCCCAGCTTTTGGACCAGCACTTCGGCAGTGGAATCAGTGCTGATGATTTGCTAACGGCAGTTACTTCCGCGGCTGCTGCTAGATCAGCATTGCAGAACCAGAAACGTTCGCGCTACAACAGACCATGGCGCAATTCAAGCCTTGCTGCTCGCCATGATTCCGGTTCAACGGTTAAAGTTTCCGACGACAAGTTCCAAATCAACCTCGACGTGCAGCAATTCGCACCGGAGGAGATCTCGGTCAAGGCTACGGACAACAGCGTCATCGTCGAGGGTAAGCACGAGGAGAAACAGGACGAACATGGATACATCTCCAGACACTTTGTTCGTCGCTACATGCTCCCGGCAGGACACGATGCCAACCAGGTTGTTTCGTCGCTCTCGTCGGATGGCATTTTGACGGTTACTGCTCCGAAGAAGGCATTGCCGGCACCGGAAGGACCGAAGGCGATTCCGATTGTCCAAACTGGCAAACCGGTGAAGAAGCTACCGGAAGCTGGCGAGAAGATGGCAGTTGAATGA